A single genomic interval of Homo sapiens chromosome 7, GRCh38.p14 Primary Assembly harbors:
- the TAC1 gene encoding protachykinin-1 isoform delta precursor (isoform delta precursor is encoded by transcript variant delta), whose protein sequence is MKILVALAVFFLVSTQLFAEEIGANDDLNYWSDWYDSDQIKEELPEPFEHLLQRIARRPKPQQFFGLMGKRDAGHGQISHKMAYERSAMQNYERRR, encoded by the exons ATGAAAATCCTCGTGGCCTTGGCAGTCTTTTTTCTTGTCTCCACTCAGCTGTTTGCAGAAGAAATAGGAGCCAATGATGATCTGAATTACTGGTCCGACTGGTACGACAGCGACCAGATCAAG GAGGAACTGCCGGAGCCCTTTGAGCATCTTCTGCAGAGAATCGCCCGGAGACCCAAGCCTCAGCAGTTCTTTGGATTAATGGGCAAACGGGATGCTG GACATGGCCAGATCTCTCACAAAA TGGCTTATGAAAGGAGTGCAATGCAGAATTATGAAAGAAGACGTTAA
- the TAC1 gene encoding protachykinin-1 isoform beta precursor (isoform beta precursor is encoded by transcript variant beta), with protein sequence MKILVALAVFFLVSTQLFAEEIGANDDLNYWSDWYDSDQIKEELPEPFEHLLQRIARRPKPQQFFGLMGKRDADSSIEKQVALLKALYGHGQISHKRHKTDSFVGLMGKRALNSVAYERSAMQNYERRR encoded by the exons ATGAAAATCCTCGTGGCCTTGGCAGTCTTTTTTCTTGTCTCCACTCAGCTGTTTGCAGAAGAAATAGGAGCCAATGATGATCTGAATTACTGGTCCGACTGGTACGACAGCGACCAGATCAAG GAGGAACTGCCGGAGCCCTTTGAGCATCTTCTGCAGAGAATCGCCCGGAGACCCAAGCCTCAGCAGTTCTTTGGATTAATGGGCAAACGGGATGCTG ATTCCTCAATTGAAAAACAAGTGGCCCTGTTAAAGGCTCTTTATG GACATGGCCAGATCTCTCACAAAA gaCATAAAACAGATTCCTTTGTTGGACTAATGGGCAAAAGAGCTTTAAATTCTG TGGCTTATGAAAGGAGTGCAATGCAGAATTATGAAAGAAGACGTTAA
- the TAC1 gene encoding protachykinin-1 isoform alpha precursor (isoform alpha precursor is encoded by transcript variant alpha): MKILVALAVFFLVSTQLFAEEIGANDDLNYWSDWYDSDQIKEELPEPFEHLLQRIARRPKPQQFFGLMGKRDADSSIEKQVALLKALYGHGQISHKMAYERSAMQNYERRR, translated from the exons ATGAAAATCCTCGTGGCCTTGGCAGTCTTTTTTCTTGTCTCCACTCAGCTGTTTGCAGAAGAAATAGGAGCCAATGATGATCTGAATTACTGGTCCGACTGGTACGACAGCGACCAGATCAAG GAGGAACTGCCGGAGCCCTTTGAGCATCTTCTGCAGAGAATCGCCCGGAGACCCAAGCCTCAGCAGTTCTTTGGATTAATGGGCAAACGGGATGCTG ATTCCTCAATTGAAAAACAAGTGGCCCTGTTAAAGGCTCTTTATG GACATGGCCAGATCTCTCACAAAA TGGCTTATGAAAGGAGTGCAATGCAGAATTATGAAAGAAGACGTTAA
- the TAC1 gene encoding protachykinin-1 isoform gamma precursor (isoform gamma precursor is encoded by transcript variant gamma), which translates to MKILVALAVFFLVSTQLFAEEIGANDDLNYWSDWYDSDQIKEELPEPFEHLLQRIARRPKPQQFFGLMGKRDAGHGQISHKRHKTDSFVGLMGKRALNSVAYERSAMQNYERRR; encoded by the exons ATGAAAATCCTCGTGGCCTTGGCAGTCTTTTTTCTTGTCTCCACTCAGCTGTTTGCAGAAGAAATAGGAGCCAATGATGATCTGAATTACTGGTCCGACTGGTACGACAGCGACCAGATCAAG GAGGAACTGCCGGAGCCCTTTGAGCATCTTCTGCAGAGAATCGCCCGGAGACCCAAGCCTCAGCAGTTCTTTGGATTAATGGGCAAACGGGATGCTG GACATGGCCAGATCTCTCACAAAA gaCATAAAACAGATTCCTTTGTTGGACTAATGGGCAAAAGAGCTTTAAATTCTG TGGCTTATGAAAGGAGTGCAATGCAGAATTATGAAAGAAGACGTTAA